The following is a genomic window from Polaribacter atrinae.
AATATAACGCAAACAATACAATCTATTCAGCAAGCAGTAGAAGAGGCAGAAAGTGTTTCTGGTGTTAAAATTCATGAAGTTGTTGTGGGAATTGCTGGGCAACATATTCGTAGTTTGCACCACAGTGATTATATTACAAGAAATAATGCAGATGAGGTAATTGATGATAATGATATTGAAAATTTAATAAACCAGGTTCATAAATTAGTGATGTTACCAGGAGAAGAAATTATTCATGTATTACCACAAGAATATAAAGTAGATTCTCAAGCAGATATTAAAGAACCTATAGGAATGTACGGTGGTCGTTTGGAGGCAAACTTTCATGTAGTTGTTGGTCAGGTTTCATCCATTAGAAATATTGGACGTTGTGTAAAGAGTGCAGGTTTAGGTTTAAGTGAAATTACATTAGAACCTTTAGCATCTGCATCTGCAGTATTAAGTCAAGAAGAAAAGGAAGCAGGAGTTGCATTGATTGATATTGGAGGAGGAACAACAGATTTAGCTATTTTTAAAGACGGAATTATTAGACATACAGCTGTAATCCCTTTTGGAGGAAATGTAATTACAGAAGATATTAAAGAAGGCTGTTCTATTATAGAAAAGCAAGCAGAATTATTAAAAATAAAGTTTGGTTCTGCATGGCCTGGAGAAAATAAAGAAACAGAGATCGTTTCTATACCTGGTTTAAGAGGTAGAGAACCTAAAGAAATTAC
Proteins encoded in this region:
- the ftsA gene encoding cell division protein FtsA is translated as MENNKIAIGLDIGTTKIAAMIGRKNEYGKIEVIGIGKAKSLGVKRGVVSNITQTIQSIQQAVEEAESVSGVKIHEVVVGIAGQHIRSLHHSDYITRNNADEVIDDNDIENLINQVHKLVMLPGEEIIHVLPQEYKVDSQADIKEPIGMYGGRLEANFHVVVGQVSSIRNIGRCVKSAGLGLSEITLEPLASASAVLSQEEKEAGVALIDIGGGTTDLAIFKDGIIRHTAVIPFGGNVITEDIKEGCSIIEKQAELLKIKFGSAWPGENKETEIVSIPGLRGREPKEITLKNLSRIIHARVQEIIEHVYLEIKNYGHETAKGKLIAGIVLTGGGAQLKHLRQLVEYITGMDARIGYPNEHLAGESDELLSSPAFATTVGLLMEGLEKQKPDPVVEEEVIKEEVIEQVIDEYQEQIQEEKPPVVEEVPKPKKKSFFEKFTESLKDFLDNAE